The DNA window TTGATAAAAAAAGATCGTTGTTTTCGACTTGTTTTAGACCCGTTTTTCTCTGACTTGTGAATCTTTACGGTTTCTCAACAATATGCATTTCTGTCTCATCTCTCGTTTgatttttaactttataaaagAAATTGTTAGCTTCATTGGATTAAAATTGGTCGTGCTTGCAATGCTGCTGTTAGAGTTTTAGTTGTTTTGAGACCCCAGCCAACCCAAATTTTTACTGATTTGTTTTAAGTTAGAAGAGGGTTATAATTTCCAGAGGTTTTGACAATTTGATCAAACTGCAGTTTTGAGTTAAACAATCTGTATTAGGGATTAGTTCTTTGTACTGACTGGTATACATTTTGCAGGACGGGCATAGCTCTGAAGATTCAAAGCAAAGCACTGCTGATATGACTGTTTTTGTGAGTTCATCAACCCTTCTTCATAACATGAACCATTACTGCTTTTAATGTTTGCTGTTCTGCTAGTATCATTTCATTAATTCCAAACTTTTAGATTGCCAAGCCAGATCATAGTCTGTACTGGATGTAATTCAGCAATTGTTTATTGTGGTCTTTGACGTGCCTTTCTTATAAGTCTGGAGTAATGTTTTCTTTGTGTAATTTTTGCAGGTGCAAAGTCTTCTTCAACAAATGGTGAGTTATAACTGGATTCTCTTATTGGAATGTTGTTCTGTTATTGACAAAGATTTTGTTGCAGCAATCTAGGTTTCAAACAATGTCTGATTCCATTATCACAAAGAATATCCTTTTCTCGTGTTCTTAAAGTTCATTGAagtgttttctttttaaatcctaAGATAGCagctttatgaaatgtataaaatGTCGCATAGTTGCTTCATGGATGAAGTATTAGTGAAAGATAGGTTCATgaaaattttatccttttctcTTCTTTATTGAACCTAAAGCAATGTGCGCTTTAGTTTCTTTTGTCTACTTATTGGACTATTGGGAAATCTGGGCTAAAAGGTTAAGCTTTGCGAGACTGATGTGAACCTGTATCTAATAACTGTTTTGCTGGCCAGATTTTAAGAAGTTTGGAACTTTGTTATGTTTTTGCTCTATTATAGCAATAATACTTTAAATGGAAATAGATAGTTAATTACTAATTAGTATGCAAATAGTTTTTTACTTTAGTATTATTGTGAATTGTGGGACATCTATTTTTTACTTAACTCCAAAGCACTTGATGAAATGGGAAACCGTGTAAATGAGCTGGAGCAGAGCATTAATGACCTAAAAGCAGAGATGGGAGTGGAGGGCTCTCCATCCCCATTAGCCCCATCGAACCAAAAGTCGGATGAAGCAAAGCAAGAGGAAGGCTCAGCATGAAGCTTGGCCTCAAGGGTGTTTTTAACAGTTGGCTATGAATTATGATTGTAATTTGGTGATATGTTGTTTTATTTGAGATTACTTTTGGCCAGAGACCAGGGACATTACTGAgtgtcccttttttttttcccccttttttatttGTATCAAGTATTTCTTCTCTGTAGTGGGATAAATAATTATCTGCTTTTAACACCAGTAGAGGGAATTAATGATATGAGTGGCTTGTTCACATTTCATCTCTTATCACTGTGCAATAGCAAAAATACAGTTTAAGATTGTTCATTAAACTTAAAGAGACAATATGCTGCTATTAACCTCAATACTCAATCTATGTTAACATCCCAAATTTCAGTGCTTGAAATGCTTTATGAACTTAATGAGATTATGACTAAAGTTGTCTTTATGAAGACATTTATCCTAGTTCACACTTCATCTGGAAAATGCTTCGGAACCAGACATAATCATATgttgtcatattaaaatttgaattcaatGGATGGTGCTTCAACTTAACTTGGATTATTATTGGATGGTAAGTAGCATTTCAAAGTTGGTTATGATCTGTACTTGTTAGAAGAATACAACTTCATGTTCCTTCTTTTTATTTAAAGTTGAAGGTCAAATTCCAAAACAGCAAATTAAAGGTCAAAAGAATTACATGGGAACTTCTTCAACAACATAAACAGAGAAATGAATGATACCGAAAGAAAAAGAGGAGAGCAGGAAACCTTAACTCCGGCAGCGAGTAATGGCACTGCAGCCTCGATTGTAAGGGTTAGCTTGTGCTCCCGGTTGACAATTATAGTATGATGCACCCCTTTGTGAGCATGGCACGGTGTTCCTCTGCAGAGCTCCATAACTAATGTACTGTGTGGTCTGCAATATGCGCCTGTTGATCTCGGAGTCCATGTCAAACTCATCCTCAGCCATGCATTCGGCCATCGAGCCCTGGCAGCCAGACTTGTTTGGACTCCAGCTCAAATGGTGCTCGGCACTTGTGTCGACGGTCGACAAGGCGATGATCAGAGCCACAAAGATCAATGAAACAGGCAGGAGAAAACAAGAGGGATTAGCCATGTTGTTGACGTTTTGTTTTGGCTGTCGTTTGTATTTCTATTAAGCAATTGCTTAAGTTGGGACAAGAAGAGAGAGGGTGCGGCAACTTGTTTTTAAAGCTACTAAATAAGAGAGTTGGAAGATCGACATTGAGTCGTTGACTAATGACATTGGCCCCGTGGTTAGGTTCTTTTTATATTTACAGACAAAGAACAAACCAGTACCCCCactaaaccaaaaaataaatataaaaacgaAAAAAAGAAAAGGCCAAAGAGCAACATCTAAAGAAAGCTTCAAAATATGGTTACTTAATAACTTTGTAATACTGAATATGATAATGTAACAAGCTGAAACCGAAGAATTTATGTTTGTTGTTTTCAttgttttaaaagattaaattgataggATAGATAATAATATGGTTcaaagaattaattaaaagtaaaatatttagaCAGATTACATTGAACCACATTGTAGATTTGCACATGTAGAGATAATGATGGTTTAACGTCCAAGCACACCGAGGCGGCAAATGGTTGACCCATGGGTCATGGGTAGAGGcttatatgatataattaatttggttaaaacttcaaacttcaaaaaaaaaaaaaaaagaagaaaagaaaagaaaaagaggctAGTTTGTCCAACAACCTTCAATAGTTTGGCTGTCCTAATCCCTTGACTAATACAAGAacaattagaataataataaaaagcagAACCTAACCCAACAATGGAAGACAAAAATATGTATTCAGTGATATGGGTAGCTGATATGTTCAATGGCTCTTGTACAAAAGTCAAACTCGCCTGGATAGCTATTTAGAAACTTCCTCGAAATCTTTGTTTAAGCTGTAAATATATGACCTCTTCCATACCTAATACAAGCTAAATGACAGAAATAGTAATGTGAAAATCCCAGAAGAAGAGGGTTCTTTCCTTTTACCAGTTCAGAGCTGTTGGTAAGCGGTGAGAGTTATAAACAGCTGGTGCAACCAAATCATAACAAAGGATGGAAAAGTGAAACAGCGTGATTGGTATAACTATATAGTAAGCCAATAAAGTAAACCATAAAGCCAACctctgaaaagaaaataaaagaaaaagagaggaaaagggGGTACTGATTAAACATTGTTAAAAGCTCAATAATAGTGAAATAAAGGCTATCGAAATTAAGTTCTTTATCGTGTTCAAAATCTTGCATGCTGTGATGTACAAAGTAATAAATATACAATGCTTAAAGAATAGATAAACAAAGAAGATTCCCATCAGCTTTCAAGTTTGTAGCGCACTAAAATAAGGGTTGGTAACATAAATTCTATCTTTCAAGTTTGCTTAGCAATGCTTCCATTGGAGGCAGCTCCTGCACTATTTGTGACCAATCAGGCATTCCCTGCAAACAAGAAAAAATTTACCATGAtaacaaaggaaaaaaatttcCAATATTGCATTGCTGATATTTGAAATCTTAGATAAAGAATTATAAGATTGATTTATTTAGCAGCCATGGAAAAAGAAACCACCAGCTGAAGGAACGCTAATTGATccaaatttttgaagaaaaaagaaaagaaaagaaaacagcaATCAGTCATAACCCTTCCTATACTAACTTGTGACATCCTCTGATAATTGATATTTGCAATTATCTCAGGCCAAAAAGAGGCAGCAAAAGTTTCCAACAATTTTCTTACCTTTCCCGATCTTCGGACTCGACCATCTAGGCGCAAAATTATGTAGACATCCTCACCAGGGGTAACTCCTTCAGATTCTTGCTGATCCCTGATCCACCTGAGTAAGTAAGAATCTtcagtaaaaaaatatatatatatatagtaaagcTAACAGAAGGAAAGACGTTGAACGAAGATTTGAGCATATGACTGGTAACTGGAAATATAATCAATGTTTGGAAACAGTCAAACTTTTGTAACCTGAAGAGATACAAGAATAAGGACCTTCGTTATCTAAATGAAAAATAAGAACAAACAATAATAATTATTGGGTAGCAGGTGACCTCTCCCATTCTTCCAGTGAAATAACCTCAGCCTTAAATCGAATTTCAGCTTTCAACTTTGATTTTGCAGTTATAGACTGAGCTCGTTTCTCAAAGTCTTCCTGCCATGACAGTGATAGATAAAATGTTTGGAGAaaggaatttaattaaaaaaacacacCTAGTGCATGCAGTAATATTTCCAGAGCTGAAATTCCAGGTAAAGTTGATAAATATAAGACAGCAACCAAATGTATATTCAGCATATCAGCACAAGTACACCAGAGCATAAAGACAGTCACATGCATAGTACATCACATATAAGCCACAAAGTAAACTTATAAGAAGTCCTAATAACTATAGGAACAATGAAAATATGATCAGTGGACAAGACTTATCCTTATATGGCTAATAATCTACAATAGGTCAGAAACTTGTAGTTTACCCCAATAGAAGGAAGAGCAGTAGCTGCCTTTTTAGAAACACCAAAACCTTTCTTCTCCACTTGCGGTGTTCTACCTTCACCCCAAATGACAGGAACTAGAAGAACACCTCGTCTAAGGAGCTCGGTTCGAAATCTCTCAGCCTTCTGTAAAGCTGAAGAAACAGATTCTTTTTTCCCTGCTAAAATAACCTGAATCCAACCTTCAATTAGAATGTAATGATAAAAACCAAATAGATAGGAGAAGGCATAAAATAATGCAT is part of the Gossypium hirsutum isolate 1008001.06 chromosome D11, Gossypium_hirsutum_v2.1, whole genome shotgun sequence genome and encodes:
- the LOC121223747 gene encoding heat shock factor-binding protein, which encodes MDGHSSEDSKQSTADMTVFVQSLLQQMQSRFQTMSDSIITKIDEMGNRVNELEQSINDLKAEMGVEGSPSPLAPSNQKSDEAKQEEGSA
- the LOC107924176 gene encoding protein RALF-like 33, which gives rise to MANPSCFLLPVSLIFVALIIALSTVDTSAEHHLSWSPNKSGCQGSMAECMAEDEFDMDSEINRRILQTTQYISYGALQRNTVPCSQRGASYYNCQPGAQANPYNRGCSAITRCRS